One window of Enterobacter sp. RHBSTW-00175 genomic DNA carries:
- the nudE gene encoding ADP compounds hydrolase NudE has translation MSKPLQKPTILNVETVAKSRLFNVESVDLEFSNGVRRVYERMRPSAREAVMIIPIIDDHLILIREYAVGTESYELGFSKGLIDPGETVFEAANRELKEEVGFGAKELSFLKKLSMAPSYFSSKMNIVVAEELYPESLEGDEPEPLPQVRWPLAHLLDLLEDSDFNEARNVSALFLVREWLKGQGRL, from the coding sequence ATGAGCAAACCATTACAAAAACCCACCATTCTGAATGTTGAAACTGTCGCCAAATCGCGCCTGTTTAATGTCGAAAGTGTGGACCTGGAGTTCAGCAACGGTGTGCGTCGCGTTTATGAACGTATGCGCCCCTCTGCGCGCGAAGCGGTGATGATTATCCCCATCATCGACGATCATCTGATTTTAATCCGTGAATATGCAGTGGGGACAGAATCTTACGAACTTGGATTCTCTAAAGGGCTGATTGACCCGGGTGAAACCGTGTTTGAAGCGGCAAACCGCGAGCTGAAAGAAGAGGTCGGTTTTGGCGCGAAGGAACTGTCGTTCCTGAAAAAGCTCAGCATGGCACCCTCCTATTTCTCCAGCAAAATGAATATCGTGGTGGCAGAAGAACTGTACCCGGAGTCGCTGGAAGGGGACGAACCCGAGCCGCTGCCGCAGGTGCGTTGGCCGCTGGCGCATCTTCTGGATTTACTGGAAGACTCAGATTTTAACGAGGCCCGTAACGTGAGCGCGCTGTTCCTGGTGCGTGAGTGGCTGAAAGGGCAGGGGCGGTTGTAG
- a CDS encoding intracellular growth attenuator family protein, with the protein MSTILIFIAAMLAGALIAGWVYRRRIQRRYRLPFLTAFAGANTRKLSPEERSAAESYLETLNRSQLTPGPTGASAAPVSLKLNGQSDTVICVTRSITRYGITTDDPNKWRYYLDSVEVHLPPFWEQYINDENSVELIHTDALPLVIALNGHTLSEYVQEVPRFALERASSTQASIRGEETEQIELLNIRQETHEEFALNRPDGIREAVLIVTSFLLFFICLLTPDVFAPWLAGSAVLLLAAGLWGLFAPPAKTTLREIHCLRGTPKRWGLFGENDQEHLNNISLGIIDLIYPRHWQPWIAQDLGHKTDIDIYLDRHVVRQGRYLSLHDEVKNFPLQHWLRSTVIAGGAAAVLMMLIFFVPLDMPIKFTLSWIKGAQTVEATSVNQLEEAGVRVGDTLRLKGTGMCNIHTPGTWNTRQNSPFTPFDCSQIIWNDAAPLPLPESDVVGKATALTQTVSRQLHPKADDDSRVSPALRSAIQKSGMVLLDDFGEIVMKTQDLCSAPDECVRLKNALVNLGNSKDWESLVKRAEAGRLDGVNVLLRPVSAESLDNLVATSTAPFVIRETSRAAQSLNSPAPGGFLIVSDEGSDLVDQPYPQITLYDYPAQEQWGEFQRLAQMLMQTPFSAEGIVTGIFTDANGTRHIDLHRMPDSAGLWRYIGTSLLMIAMLVSIFWNGFMAVRRYQRSRTRLAEIQQYYENCLNPKLIPAPESLIG; encoded by the coding sequence ATGAGCACCATTTTGATTTTTATCGCTGCTATGCTGGCCGGCGCTTTGATTGCAGGGTGGGTATACAGGCGTCGCATACAGCGCCGATATCGGCTGCCATTTTTAACTGCATTTGCCGGTGCGAATACGCGTAAGCTCTCGCCGGAAGAACGCAGCGCTGCTGAAAGCTATCTTGAAACGCTTAACCGCTCGCAGCTGACACCTGGGCCGACGGGTGCCAGTGCAGCGCCTGTATCGCTCAAACTTAACGGACAGAGTGATACCGTTATCTGCGTAACGCGTTCGATTACCCGCTACGGTATTACCACCGACGATCCCAACAAATGGCGTTACTATCTCGACTCCGTTGAAGTTCATCTGCCCCCTTTCTGGGAGCAATATATCAATGATGAAAACAGCGTTGAGCTTATCCATACCGACGCCTTACCGCTGGTCATCGCCCTTAACGGCCACACCCTGAGCGAATACGTTCAGGAAGTGCCTCGCTTTGCGCTGGAACGCGCCAGTTCAACCCAGGCCTCCATTCGCGGTGAAGAGACAGAACAAATTGAGCTGCTCAATATTCGTCAGGAGACGCATGAAGAATTTGCCCTGAACCGCCCGGATGGCATTCGGGAAGCAGTGCTCATCGTTACCTCTTTTCTGCTGTTCTTCATCTGCCTGCTTACGCCAGATGTGTTTGCGCCCTGGCTGGCTGGCAGCGCGGTACTGCTGCTGGCTGCGGGTCTGTGGGGGCTGTTTGCGCCTCCGGCCAAAACTACCTTACGAGAAATTCACTGCCTGCGCGGCACGCCAAAACGCTGGGGGTTGTTCGGTGAGAACGACCAGGAACACCTCAACAACATCTCGCTTGGCATTATCGACCTTATCTATCCGCGCCACTGGCAGCCGTGGATTGCCCAGGATTTAGGGCATAAAACCGACATCGATATCTATCTCGATCGCCATGTCGTGCGTCAGGGTCGGTATTTGTCCCTGCATGACGAGGTGAAGAACTTCCCGCTCCAGCACTGGTTGCGGAGTACCGTTATCGCGGGTGGAGCCGCGGCGGTGCTTATGATGCTGATTTTCTTCGTGCCACTCGATATGCCCATCAAATTTACCCTGTCGTGGATTAAAGGGGCGCAAACCGTGGAGGCCACCAGCGTAAATCAGCTGGAAGAAGCCGGTGTGCGGGTGGGCGATACACTGCGACTGAAAGGAACCGGGATGTGTAATATTCATACCCCGGGCACCTGGAATACACGGCAAAACTCTCCGTTTACCCCGTTTGATTGCTCGCAAATCATCTGGAACGATGCCGCTCCGCTGCCTCTGCCGGAATCCGATGTGGTGGGCAAAGCGACGGCGCTCACCCAGACGGTAAGCCGTCAGTTGCATCCTAAAGCGGACGATGATTCACGCGTCAGCCCTGCGCTGCGCTCCGCCATTCAGAAATCCGGCATGGTATTGCTGGATGACTTTGGCGAAATCGTGATGAAAACACAGGATTTATGTTCCGCACCCGATGAGTGCGTACGCCTTAAGAATGCCCTCGTGAACCTCGGCAACAGTAAAGACTGGGAATCGCTGGTTAAACGTGCCGAAGCAGGTCGGCTGGACGGTGTTAACGTTCTGCTACGCCCGGTTAGCGCTGAATCGCTGGATAACCTGGTGGCAACCTCTACCGCGCCGTTCGTCATTCGTGAAACGTCCCGAGCCGCGCAGTCACTGAATAGCCCGGCCCCTGGGGGCTTCCTGATTGTCAGCGATGAAGGTAGCGACCTGGTCGATCAGCCGTACCCACAAATCACACTCTATGATTATCCAGCCCAGGAACAATGGGGTGAATTTCAACGTCTGGCACAGATGCTGATGCAGACGCCGTTCAGCGCCGAGGGGATTGTGACGGGTATCTTTACCGATGCCAACGGCACGCGCCATATAGACCTGCACCGGATGCCGGACAGCGCCGGTCTGTGGCGTTATATTGGAACATCCCTGCTGATGATAGCGATGCTGGTGTCTATTTTCTGGAACGGTTTTATGGCCGTACGTCGCTATCAGCGTTCGCGCACGCGTCTGGCTGAAATTCAGCAATACTACGAAAATTGCCTCAATCCCAAACTCATCCCTGCCCCTGAGAGCCTGATCGGATAA
- the yrfG gene encoding GMP/IMP nucleotidase: MHLDIAWQDVDTVLLDMDGTLLDLAFDNYFWQKLVPETYGQQQGISPTEAQEFIRSQYSAVQHTLNWYCLDYWSERLGLDICAMTTAQGPRAVLREDTVPFLDALKASGKRRILLTNAHPHNLAVKLEHTGLASHLDLLLSTHTFGYPKEDQRLWHAVAEETGLQPERTLFIDDSEPILDSAATFGIRYCLGVTNPDSGLAEKSYLRHPGLSDYRRMIPSLTVKE; encoded by the coding sequence ATGCATCTTGATATCGCCTGGCAGGACGTTGATACCGTCCTGCTGGATATGGACGGCACACTGCTCGATCTCGCCTTTGATAATTATTTCTGGCAAAAACTGGTGCCGGAAACTTATGGACAGCAGCAGGGCATCTCTCCGACGGAAGCACAGGAGTTCATTCGTTCGCAATATAGCGCCGTGCAGCATACGCTAAACTGGTACTGTCTGGACTACTGGAGCGAGCGCCTCGGTTTGGATATCTGTGCCATGACCACCGCCCAGGGCCCGCGTGCCGTGCTGCGTGAGGACACAGTACCCTTCCTGGATGCGCTAAAAGCAAGCGGCAAGCGCCGTATTTTGCTAACCAATGCGCACCCACATAATCTGGCCGTGAAGCTGGAGCATACTGGTCTTGCTTCACACCTTGATTTATTACTTTCCACCCACACATTTGGTTATCCGAAAGAGGATCAGCGGTTGTGGCACGCGGTTGCAGAAGAGACGGGTTTGCAGCCTGAAAGAACCCTGTTCATAGATGACAGTGAACCGATTCTGGATTCTGCTGCTACCTTCGGCATTCGCTATTGCCTGGGCGTGACCAATCCTGATTCTGGCCTGGCTGAAAAAAGCTATCTGCGACATCCGGGGCTGAGCGACTATCGCCGGATGATCCCCTCACTGACCGTGAAGGAGTAG
- the hslR gene encoding ribosome-associated heat shock protein Hsp15, with protein sequence MKEKPSEGVRLDKWLWAARFYKTRALAREMIDGGKVHYNGQRGKPSKLVELNATLTLRQGNDERTVVIKAITEQRRPATEAVLLYEETAESIEKREKTALARKMNALTMPHPDRRPDKKERRELMKFKHGESE encoded by the coding sequence ATGAAAGAAAAACCCTCTGAAGGGGTGAGACTGGATAAATGGCTGTGGGCAGCCCGTTTTTATAAAACCCGCGCACTTGCCCGAGAGATGATTGACGGCGGCAAGGTGCATTACAACGGCCAGCGCGGTAAACCGAGCAAGCTGGTTGAGCTGAATGCCACCTTAACGCTGCGTCAGGGCAACGATGAACGAACGGTAGTGATCAAAGCCATTACCGAACAGCGCAGACCCGCAACCGAAGCTGTTTTGCTCTACGAAGAAACGGCGGAGAGTATCGAGAAACGCGAAAAGACGGCGCTGGCTCGCAAAATGAATGCACTGACCATGCCGCACCCGGATCGGCGTCCGGATAAAAAAGAGCGCCGTGAACTGATGAAATTTAAACACGGTGAGAGCGAGTAA
- the hslO gene encoding Hsp33 family molecular chaperone HslO translates to MAQHDQLHRYLFEQFAVRGELVTVSETWKQILENHNYPLPVKTLLGELLVATSLLTATLKFAGDITVQLQGDGPMTLAVINGNNQQQMRGVARVQGDVPEGADLKTLVGNGYLVITISPEEGERYQGVVGLEGHTLAACLEDYFMRSEQLPTRLFIRTGEVDGQPVAGGMLLQVLPAQDAQTNDFEHLATLTETIKADELFNLSATDVLWRLYHEEEVTVYDPQSVEFKCTCSRERCADALKTLPDEEIDSIMAEDGEIDMHCDYCSTHYVFNSMDIAEIRNNASPADPQVH, encoded by the coding sequence ATGGCCCAACACGACCAATTACACCGCTATCTGTTTGAACAATTTGCCGTTCGCGGCGAGCTGGTGACCGTATCCGAAACCTGGAAACAGATTCTGGAAAACCACAACTACCCGCTGCCAGTAAAAACCCTGCTGGGCGAACTGCTGGTTGCCACCAGCCTGCTAACCGCGACGCTGAAATTTGCCGGCGATATCACCGTGCAGTTACAGGGCGATGGCCCAATGACGCTGGCGGTGATTAACGGGAATAACCAGCAGCAAATGCGCGGTGTTGCGCGCGTTCAGGGCGACGTACCGGAAGGCGCTGACCTGAAAACGCTGGTCGGCAATGGCTATCTGGTTATCACTATTTCTCCAGAAGAAGGTGAACGTTATCAAGGTGTTGTTGGTCTGGAAGGCCACACACTGGCGGCATGTCTGGAAGATTACTTCATGCGCTCCGAACAGTTGCCAACCCGTCTGTTCATTCGCACCGGTGAAGTAGACGGTCAGCCTGTGGCGGGCGGGATGCTGTTGCAGGTTCTGCCAGCGCAGGATGCACAGACCAACGACTTCGAACATCTGGCAACACTGACTGAAACCATTAAGGCAGATGAGCTGTTCAACCTGTCTGCAACCGATGTGCTGTGGCGCCTGTATCACGAAGAAGAAGTGACGGTTTACGATCCGCAGTCCGTTGAGTTCAAGTGTACCTGTTCCCGCGAGCGTTGCGCGGACGCGCTGAAAACCCTGCCGGATGAAGAGATCGACAGCATCATGGCGGAAGACGGTGAAATTGATATGCATTGTGACTACTGCAGTACGCACTACGTGTTCAATTCAATGGATATTGCCGAGATCCGCAACAACGCCTCCCCGGCGGATCCGCAGGTTCACTGA
- the pckA gene encoding phosphoenolpyruvate carboxykinase (ATP) has protein sequence MRVTGLTPQDLKAYGIHDVQEVVYNPDYDTLYQEELNPALEGYERGVLTNLGAIAVDTGIFTGRSPKDKYIVRDETTRDTLWWADKGKGKNDNKPLSPETWQHLKGLVTQQLSGKRLFIIDAFCGANADTRLSVRFITEVAWQAHFVKNMFIRPTGEELKDFTPDFIVMNGAKCTNPQWKEQGLNSENFIAFNLTERIQLIGGTWYGGEMKKGMFSVMNYLLPLQGIASMHCSANVGEKGDVAVFFGLSGTGKTTLSTDPKRRLIGDDEHGWDDDGVFNFEGGCYAKTIRLSEEAEPDIFHAIRRDALLENVTVRADGTIDFDDASKTENTRVSYPINHIENIVKPVSKAGHATKVIFLTADAFGVLPPVSRLTANQTQYHFLSGFTAKLAGTERGVTEPTPTFSACFGAAFLSLHPTQYAEVLVKRMQASGAQAYLVNTGWNGTGKRISIKDTRAIIDAILDGSLDNAETFTLPMFDLAIPTELPGVDTHILDPRNTYGSPEQWREKAESLAKLFIENFEKYTDTPAGVALVSAGPKL, from the coding sequence ATGCGTGTTACTGGTTTAACCCCGCAAGATCTCAAGGCTTATGGTATTCACGACGTCCAGGAAGTCGTCTACAACCCCGATTACGATACGCTGTATCAGGAAGAGCTCAATCCAGCACTGGAAGGATACGAGCGAGGTGTGTTGACGAACCTTGGTGCTATCGCCGTCGATACCGGTATTTTTACCGGTCGTTCGCCGAAAGATAAGTATATCGTCCGAGACGAAACCACCCGCGATACGCTGTGGTGGGCAGATAAAGGCAAAGGGAAGAACGACAACAAACCGCTCTCCCCTGAAACCTGGCAGCATCTGAAAGGGCTCGTCACCCAACAACTCTCCGGCAAGCGTCTGTTCATTATTGATGCCTTCTGTGGCGCAAACGCCGACACCCGTCTTTCCGTCCGTTTTATCACCGAAGTGGCCTGGCAGGCGCATTTCGTGAAAAACATGTTTATTCGTCCGACTGGTGAAGAGTTAAAGGATTTCACCCCGGATTTCATCGTGATGAACGGTGCAAAATGCACTAACCCACAGTGGAAAGAACAAGGCCTGAATTCCGAGAATTTCATCGCCTTCAACCTGACCGAACGTATCCAGCTGATTGGCGGTACCTGGTACGGCGGCGAGATGAAGAAAGGGATGTTCTCGGTGATGAACTACCTTCTGCCATTGCAGGGCATTGCCTCCATGCACTGTTCCGCGAACGTTGGCGAGAAAGGTGATGTGGCCGTGTTCTTTGGCCTGTCAGGCACCGGGAAAACCACGCTTTCCACCGATCCGAAACGCCGTCTGATTGGCGATGATGAGCACGGCTGGGATGACGATGGCGTGTTTAACTTCGAAGGCGGTTGCTACGCCAAAACCATTCGTTTGTCTGAGGAAGCTGAGCCGGACATCTTCCACGCCATCCGTCGCGATGCATTGCTGGAAAACGTTACCGTGCGTGCCGATGGCACCATCGATTTCGATGATGCATCCAAAACCGAAAATACCCGTGTCTCCTACCCGATCAACCACATCGAAAACATTGTGAAACCGGTGTCGAAAGCGGGTCATGCCACGAAGGTCATTTTCCTGACGGCAGATGCGTTCGGCGTGCTGCCTCCGGTATCACGGCTGACGGCCAACCAGACGCAGTACCACTTCCTCTCTGGCTTTACCGCTAAACTGGCCGGTACAGAGCGCGGTGTGACTGAACCAACGCCAACCTTCTCCGCCTGCTTTGGCGCGGCATTCCTGTCGCTGCACCCAACGCAGTACGCTGAAGTGCTGGTGAAGCGTATGCAGGCATCCGGCGCACAGGCGTATCTGGTCAACACTGGCTGGAACGGTACGGGCAAACGTATCTCTATCAAAGATACCCGCGCTATTATCGATGCCATTCTGGATGGATCGCTGGATAACGCTGAAACCTTCACCCTGCCGATGTTTGATCTGGCGATCCCAACGGAACTGCCGGGCGTGGATACGCATATCCTTGACCCGCGTAATACCTACGGCTCACCGGAGCAGTGGCGTGAGAAAGCGGAATCGCTGGCGAAGCTGTTTATTGAGAACTTTGAGAAGTACACCGATACACCAGCAGGTGTTGCGCTGGTGAGTGCGGGACCGAAGCTGTAA
- the envZ gene encoding two-component system sensor histidine kinase EnvZ, protein MRRMRFSPRSSFARTLLLIVTLLFVSLVTTYLVVLNFAILPSLQQFNKVLAYEVRMLMTDKLQLEDGTQLVVPPAFRREIYRELGISLYSNEAAEDAGLRWAQHYEFLSQQMAQQLGGPTEVRVEVNKSSPVVWLKTWLSPNIWVRVPLTEIHQGDFSPLFRYTLAIMLLAIGGAWLFIRIQNRPLVDLEHAALQVGKGIIPPPLREYGASEVRSVTRAFNHMAAGVKQLADDRTLLMAGVSHDLRTPLTRIRLATEMMGEEDGYLAESINKDIEECNAIIEQFIDYLRTGQEMPMEMADLNAVLGEVVAAESGYEREIDTDLQLGEIQVRMHPLSIKRAVANMVVNAARYGNGWIKVSSGSELNRAWFQVEDDGPGIKPEQRKHLFQPFVRGDSARSTSGTGLGLAIVQRIIDNHNGLLEIGTSERGGLSIRAWLPVPVTRQVKES, encoded by the coding sequence ATGAGGCGAATGCGCTTCTCGCCGCGAAGTTCGTTTGCCCGCACGCTGTTACTGATCGTCACCTTGCTGTTCGTCAGCCTGGTGACGACCTATCTGGTGGTGCTGAACTTTGCGATCCTGCCCAGTCTCCAGCAGTTTAATAAGGTCCTGGCGTATGAAGTCCGTATGCTGATGACCGATAAACTGCAACTGGAGGATGGCACACAGCTGGTGGTTCCTCCGGCGTTTCGTCGTGAGATTTACCGCGAGCTGGGTATTTCGCTTTATTCCAATGAAGCGGCAGAAGATGCAGGCCTGCGTTGGGCGCAACACTACGAATTCCTGAGTCAACAGATGGCGCAGCAGCTGGGTGGCCCGACGGAAGTCCGCGTTGAGGTCAACAAAAGCTCGCCGGTTGTCTGGCTAAAAACCTGGCTCTCACCCAATATCTGGGTGCGAGTCCCGCTGACCGAAATCCATCAGGGCGATTTTTCGCCACTGTTCCGCTATACCCTGGCCATTATGCTGCTGGCGATAGGGGGCGCGTGGCTGTTTATTCGTATACAGAACCGACCACTGGTCGACCTGGAGCACGCAGCGCTTCAGGTCGGTAAAGGGATTATTCCACCGCCGCTGCGCGAATATGGCGCGTCGGAAGTGCGTTCGGTTACGCGTGCCTTCAACCATATGGCGGCAGGCGTGAAACAGCTGGCGGATGACCGTACGCTGCTGATGGCCGGTGTCAGCCATGATCTGCGCACCCCGCTGACGCGTATTCGTCTGGCCACAGAGATGATGGGCGAAGAGGATGGTTATCTCGCGGAGTCTATTAACAAAGACATCGAAGAGTGTAATGCCATCATTGAGCAGTTCATTGATTACCTGCGCACCGGGCAGGAGATGCCGATGGAGATGGCGGATCTGAATGCGGTGCTGGGTGAAGTGGTGGCAGCGGAAAGCGGCTACGAGCGCGAAATTGACACCGACCTTCAGCTGGGAGAGATCCAGGTGCGAATGCATCCGCTCTCTATCAAACGTGCTGTCGCCAATATGGTGGTCAATGCGGCGCGTTACGGGAATGGCTGGATAAAGGTCAGCAGTGGATCTGAGCTTAACCGCGCCTGGTTCCAGGTTGAGGATGACGGCCCGGGCATCAAGCCCGAGCAGCGTAAGCATCTGTTCCAGCCGTTTGTGCGTGGCGATAGCGCGCGTAGCACCAGCGGCACGGGCTTAGGTCTGGCGATTGTGCAGCGTATTATCGATAACCATAACGGTTTGCTGGAAATTGGAACCAGCGAGCGGGGTGGTTTGAGTATTCGTGCGTGGTTGCCGGTACCTGTCACGCGACAGGTGAAAGAGAGTTAA
- the ompR gene encoding two-component system response regulator OmpR yields the protein MQENYKILVVDDDMRLRALLERYLTEQGFQVRSVANAEQMDRLLTRESFHLMVLDLMLPGEDGLSICRRLRSQSNPMPIIMVTAKGEEVDRIVGLEIGADDYIPKPFNPRELLARIRAVLRRQANELPGAPSQEEAVIAFGKFKLNLGTREMFREDEPMPLTSGEFAVLKALVSHPREPLSRDKLMNLARGREYSAMERSIDVQISRLRRMVEEDPAHPRYIQTVWGLGYVFVPDGSKA from the coding sequence ATGCAAGAGAACTACAAAATTCTGGTCGTGGATGACGACATGCGCCTGCGCGCGCTGCTGGAACGTTATCTGACCGAGCAGGGCTTCCAGGTTCGTAGCGTTGCGAACGCTGAACAGATGGACCGTCTGCTGACCCGTGAATCTTTTCACCTGATGGTTCTCGACCTGATGCTGCCTGGCGAAGATGGGCTTTCTATCTGCCGCCGTCTGCGTAGCCAGAGCAACCCAATGCCGATCATTATGGTGACGGCGAAAGGTGAAGAAGTTGACCGTATCGTGGGCCTGGAAATCGGTGCCGACGACTACATTCCAAAACCGTTTAACCCGCGTGAGCTACTGGCGCGTATTCGCGCTGTGCTGCGTCGTCAGGCGAACGAACTGCCGGGTGCGCCGTCTCAGGAAGAAGCGGTTATCGCGTTCGGTAAGTTTAAGCTGAACCTCGGTACGCGTGAGATGTTCCGTGAAGATGAGCCAATGCCTCTCACCAGCGGCGAGTTCGCGGTTCTGAAAGCGCTGGTTAGCCACCCGCGTGAACCACTTTCCCGTGACAAGCTGATGAACCTGGCGCGTGGCCGCGAATACTCCGCAATGGAACGCTCAATCGACGTGCAGATCTCTCGTCTGCGCCGCATGGTGGAAGAAGATCCGGCGCATCCTCGTTATATTCAGACCGTCTGGGGTCTGGGCTACGTATTCGTGCCGGACGGCTCTAAAGCATGA
- the greB gene encoding transcription elongation factor GreB: MKTPLITREGYEKLKKEMDYLWREERPEVTKKVTWAASLGDRSENADYQYNKKRLREIDRRVRYLTKCLENLKIVDYSPQQEGKVFFGAWVEIENDDGNTLRFRIVGYDEIFGRKDYISIDSPMARALLKKEVGDLAVVQTPAGEASWYVNEIEYVK, translated from the coding sequence ATGAAAACGCCCCTGATCACCCGCGAAGGGTACGAAAAACTCAAAAAAGAGATGGATTACCTGTGGCGAGAAGAGCGCCCGGAAGTGACCAAAAAAGTCACCTGGGCGGCAAGTCTTGGCGATCGCAGCGAAAATGCTGACTACCAGTACAACAAAAAACGCCTGCGTGAGATAGACCGTCGGGTACGTTACCTGACCAAATGCCTTGAGAACCTCAAAATCGTCGATTACTCCCCGCAACAGGAGGGCAAGGTGTTCTTCGGCGCTTGGGTTGAAATTGAAAATGATGACGGCAACACCCTGCGTTTTCGTATTGTCGGCTATGATGAAATTTTTGGTCGTAAGGATTACATCTCTATCGACTCACCGATGGCCCGCGCGCTGCTGAAAAAGGAAGTGGGTGATTTGGCCGTCGTGCAGACACCTGCCGGTGAGGCCAGCTGGTACGTGAATGAGATAGAGTACGTTAAATAG